A window from Pseudomonas campi encodes these proteins:
- the rfaP gene encoding lipopolysaccharide core heptose(I) kinase RfaP encodes MKLILTEPFKGLWTGQDPFVAVEALQGQVYRELEGRRTLRTEVAGRGYFVKIHRGIGWGEIVKNLLSAKLPVLGAAQEWQAIQRLTEAGVATMTAVAYGERGSNPAAQHSFIVTEELAPTIDLEQLTLDWARQSPSPRLKRALIAEVAKMTGAMHRAGVNHRDCYICHFLLHTDTPVTADNLRLSLIDLHRAQVRSAVPLRWRNKDLAALYFSALNIGLTRADKLRFLRGYFSALQGAQPLRAILRDEARLLAWLERKAERLLQRYARKYAPGAGQ; translated from the coding sequence ATGAAGCTGATCCTCACCGAACCGTTCAAGGGTCTGTGGACTGGCCAGGATCCCTTCGTCGCCGTGGAGGCGCTGCAGGGCCAGGTCTATCGCGAACTGGAAGGACGGCGCACGCTGCGCACCGAAGTCGCCGGGCGTGGTTATTTCGTCAAGATCCACCGCGGCATCGGCTGGGGCGAGATCGTCAAGAACCTGCTCAGCGCCAAGCTGCCGGTGCTCGGCGCGGCCCAGGAATGGCAGGCCATCCAGCGCCTGACCGAGGCCGGTGTGGCGACTATGACCGCCGTGGCCTATGGCGAGCGCGGCAGCAATCCGGCGGCGCAGCATTCCTTTATCGTCACCGAGGAACTGGCGCCGACCATCGATCTGGAGCAGCTGACGCTCGACTGGGCGCGCCAATCGCCCAGTCCGCGCCTCAAGCGTGCGCTGATCGCCGAAGTGGCGAAGATGACCGGTGCCATGCACCGCGCTGGGGTCAATCACCGCGACTGCTACATCTGCCACTTCCTGCTGCACACCGACACACCGGTGACGGCGGATAACCTGCGCCTGTCGCTGATCGACTTGCACCGCGCTCAGGTGCGCAGCGCCGTGCCCCTGCGCTGGCGCAACAAGGACCTGGCCGCGCTGTATTTCTCTGCGCTGAATATCGGCCTGACCCGCGCTGACAAGCTGCGTTTTCTGCGCGGCTATTTCAGCGCATTGCAAGGCGCTCAGCCGCTGCGCGCCATCCTGCGTGATGAGGCCCGGCTGCTGGCCTGGCTGGAGCGCAAGGCGGAGCGTTTGCTGCAGCGTTATGCCCGCAAATATGCGCCGGGAGCCGGGCAATGA
- a CDS encoding lipopolysaccharide kinase InaA family protein, whose translation MRDFIAAEDRAVLEGHGLASFEALWALQLEAVDEPNTERGGWSSVYRLELGEAAFYLKRQSNHLTRSLRHPFGEPTFTREFRNIQAYRRLGIPALQAAFFAERRLPGERRAILLTRALDGWQDLDHWLQGWEGVPGPTRQAILRACGELARRLHDAGQMHGCFYPKHIFLKAAGEGFAAQLIDLEKTRPLLFGQRDRIKDLEPLLRRAGAWSEAEVRELLATYLGAAGDLEGWWQRLGARRRHKEAR comes from the coding sequence ATGAGAGACTTTATCGCGGCCGAGGATCGTGCCGTTCTCGAAGGCCACGGCCTGGCCAGTTTCGAGGCGCTGTGGGCGCTGCAGCTGGAGGCGGTGGATGAGCCCAATACCGAGCGCGGCGGTTGGAGCAGCGTGTATCGCCTGGAGCTGGGCGAGGCGGCCTTCTACCTCAAGCGGCAGAGCAATCACCTGACCCGCAGCCTGCGCCACCCCTTCGGCGAGCCGACCTTCACTCGCGAGTTTCGCAATATCCAGGCCTATCGCCGACTGGGCATTCCTGCACTGCAGGCGGCGTTCTTCGCCGAGCGGCGCTTGCCCGGTGAGCGACGCGCCATTCTGCTGACCCGTGCATTGGACGGCTGGCAGGATCTCGACCACTGGCTGCAAGGCTGGGAGGGCGTGCCTGGGCCTACTCGCCAGGCCATTTTGCGTGCCTGCGGCGAGCTGGCTCGGCGCCTGCACGATGCCGGGCAGATGCACGGTTGCTTCTACCCCAAGCATATTTTCCTCAAGGCCGCCGGCGAGGGTTTTGCCGCGCAGCTGATCGATCTGGAAAAGACCCGTCCGCTGCTGTTCGGCCAGCGCGACCGGATCAAGGACCTGGAGCCGTTGCTGCGTCGCGCCGGTGCCTGGAGCGAGGCCGAGGTGCGCGAGCTGCTGGCGACCTATCTGGGTGCGGCGGGGGATCTGGAGGGTTGGTGGCAGCGCCTGGGTGCCCGCCGTCGGCACAAGGAAGCACGCTGA
- a CDS encoding lipopolysaccharide kinase InaA family protein, whose protein sequence is MSEWRVTDLCPAALRDELADLQRVFAIEGHRLTRDPLSEVVRIERDGVCYYVKRYWGAGKGLRRYIGRPRVKAEWQNLKYFAKWGIPTAPIVAYGLERKAGAFVRGALITRELPDTQDLALLARRQDPRLADRAWVEQVSVQLARATRTLHDHHFTHNDLKWRNLLVNDRAELFFIDCPTGAFWWGPLLSYRIVKDLACLDKVAKYQLSRTQRLRFYRQYRGCERLSAADKREVRRIVKFFEGRE, encoded by the coding sequence ATGAGTGAGTGGCGGGTAACCGATCTTTGTCCCGCTGCATTGCGGGATGAGCTGGCTGATTTGCAGCGGGTGTTTGCCATCGAGGGCCATCGCCTGACCCGTGATCCGCTGTCGGAGGTGGTGCGTATCGAGCGTGATGGCGTGTGCTATTACGTCAAGCGCTACTGGGGCGCGGGCAAAGGTCTGCGTCGCTATATCGGGCGGCCGCGGGTCAAGGCCGAGTGGCAGAACCTCAAATATTTTGCCAAGTGGGGCATCCCCACGGCGCCCATCGTGGCCTATGGCCTGGAGCGCAAGGCGGGCGCCTTCGTGCGTGGCGCGCTGATCACTCGCGAGCTGCCCGACACCCAGGACCTGGCGCTGCTGGCGCGCCGCCAGGATCCGCGCTTGGCTGATCGTGCCTGGGTCGAGCAGGTCAGTGTGCAACTGGCTCGCGCGACTCGTACCCTGCATGACCACCACTTCACCCATAACGATTTGAAATGGCGCAACCTGCTGGTCAACGACCGGGCAGAGCTGTTCTTCATCGATTGCCCGACCGGGGCGTTCTGGTGGGGACCGCTGCTCAGCTACCGCATCGTCAAGGACCTGGCCTGCCTGGACAAGGTGGCCAAGTACCAGCTGAGCCGTACCCAACGCCTGCGTTTCTATCGGCAATACCGCGGCTGTGAGCGGTTGAGTGCGGCGGACAAGCGGGAAGTCCGGCGCATCGTCAAGTTCTTCGAGGGACGGGAATGA